From a region of the Zingiber officinale cultivar Zhangliang chromosome 4B, Zo_v1.1, whole genome shotgun sequence genome:
- the LOC121977082 gene encoding protein XRI1-like isoform X2, whose product MEFDDGNDAGNNGIWEWQGDEYSLQRDTRNELPHLFWDKINQNEDDLLYILDEHTPIKDCADLGHLLSDLGGDATKGWEECRDSMQLKRRRMLQFTSDARESPNDEMASALLKTKSTIMEDEIAESLECTAQWASAFSEERSGLNCEGLDQSSEGWLVDCLNESEMQCSPDEMNTIVAFNQQADISEYYQDSPTMETDTMPETTAPINLKLSKGKKSCIRSPRKLTTSVAYPFALIKPCGVHGDLTLSDINQRIHAPPPSKLKHVKDEDPFDLYPTSAFSGKPVVVKTKIRTEGGQGSITITRTKG is encoded by the exons ATGGAGTTCGACGATGGCAACGACGCCGGTAACAA TGGGATATGGGAGTGGCAAGGAGATGAGTATAGTCTGCAGAGAGACACTAGAAACG AGTTGCCTCACTTGTTCTGGgataaaattaatcaaaatgaAGATGATTTGTTATACATTCTGGATGAGCACACTCCGATAAAAGATTGCGCAGACTTGGGGCACTTACTTTCTGATCTTGGAG GTGATGCTACCAAGGGGTGGGAAGAGTGTAGAGACTCCATGCAACTCAAAAGAAGGCGCATGCTTCAGTTCACTTCTGATGCTCGTGAATCTCCAAATGATGAAATGGCCTCAGCGTTATTGAAAACGAAG TCAACGATAATGGAAGATGAGATTGCAGAAAGTTTAGAGTGTACTGCACAGTGGGCTTCAGCCTTCTCTG AAGAGAGGTCTGGTTTGAACTGTGAAGGTTTGGATCAATCATCAGAGGGGTGGCTAGTAGATTGCTTGAATGAAAGCGAGATGCAGTGCAGCCCCGATGAAAT GAACACTATTGTGGCCTTCAATCAACAAGCTGATATTTCTG AGTATTATCAAGATTCACCTACAATGGAAACTGATACGATGCCAGAGACCACTGCCCCAATTAATCTGAAGCTTTCTAAGG GTAAGAAGTCGTGTATCAGAAGCCCAAGAAAGTTGACAACTTCAGTTGCTTATCCTTTTGCACTTATCAAACCTTGTGGAGTTCACGGCGATCTGACATTGAGCGACATAAATCAACGAATTCACGCTCCACCACCGTCAAAATTGAAGCATGTGAAGGACGAGGATCCTTTTGATTTGTATCCGACATCGGCTTTTTCTGGGAAACCTGTGGTTGTGAAAACAAAAATACGCACTGAAGGTGGACAAGGTAGCATTACGATCACGAGAACCAAAGGTTAG
- the LOC121977082 gene encoding protein XRI1-like isoform X1 yields the protein MEFDDGNDAGNNCSGIWEWQGDEYSLQRDTRNELPHLFWDKINQNEDDLLYILDEHTPIKDCADLGHLLSDLGGDATKGWEECRDSMQLKRRRMLQFTSDARESPNDEMASALLKTKSTIMEDEIAESLECTAQWASAFSEERSGLNCEGLDQSSEGWLVDCLNESEMQCSPDEMNTIVAFNQQADISEYYQDSPTMETDTMPETTAPINLKLSKGKKSCIRSPRKLTTSVAYPFALIKPCGVHGDLTLSDINQRIHAPPPSKLKHVKDEDPFDLYPTSAFSGKPVVVKTKIRTEGGQGSITITRTKG from the exons ATGGAGTTCGACGATGGCAACGACGCCGGTAACAA TTGCAGTGGGATATGGGAGTGGCAAGGAGATGAGTATAGTCTGCAGAGAGACACTAGAAACG AGTTGCCTCACTTGTTCTGGgataaaattaatcaaaatgaAGATGATTTGTTATACATTCTGGATGAGCACACTCCGATAAAAGATTGCGCAGACTTGGGGCACTTACTTTCTGATCTTGGAG GTGATGCTACCAAGGGGTGGGAAGAGTGTAGAGACTCCATGCAACTCAAAAGAAGGCGCATGCTTCAGTTCACTTCTGATGCTCGTGAATCTCCAAATGATGAAATGGCCTCAGCGTTATTGAAAACGAAG TCAACGATAATGGAAGATGAGATTGCAGAAAGTTTAGAGTGTACTGCACAGTGGGCTTCAGCCTTCTCTG AAGAGAGGTCTGGTTTGAACTGTGAAGGTTTGGATCAATCATCAGAGGGGTGGCTAGTAGATTGCTTGAATGAAAGCGAGATGCAGTGCAGCCCCGATGAAAT GAACACTATTGTGGCCTTCAATCAACAAGCTGATATTTCTG AGTATTATCAAGATTCACCTACAATGGAAACTGATACGATGCCAGAGACCACTGCCCCAATTAATCTGAAGCTTTCTAAGG GTAAGAAGTCGTGTATCAGAAGCCCAAGAAAGTTGACAACTTCAGTTGCTTATCCTTTTGCACTTATCAAACCTTGTGGAGTTCACGGCGATCTGACATTGAGCGACATAAATCAACGAATTCACGCTCCACCACCGTCAAAATTGAAGCATGTGAAGGACGAGGATCCTTTTGATTTGTATCCGACATCGGCTTTTTCTGGGAAACCTGTGGTTGTGAAAACAAAAATACGCACTGAAGGTGGACAAGGTAGCATTACGATCACGAGAACCAAAGGTTAG